From the genome of Candidatus Promineifilum breve, one region includes:
- a CDS encoding HigA family addiction module antitoxin: protein MDKNELLPPIHPGEILLEEFLQPLKISQYRLAKDMGVPVRRINEIVLGKRRITADTALRLARYFGLSERFWMNLQTRYDLEVEKDRLRDRLEREVKVFAAAI from the coding sequence ATGGACAAAAACGAACTGCTTCCACCTATTCATCCCGGCGAGATTCTTCTCGAAGAATTTCTCCAGCCGTTGAAAATCAGCCAATACCGCTTGGCTAAGGATATGGGCGTCCCGGTTCGGCGCATCAATGAGATCGTGCTCGGAAAGCGACGTATTACAGCCGATACCGCCTTACGTTTGGCGCGATATTTCGGATTATCGGAGAGATTCTGGATGAATCTTCAGACGCGCTATGATTTGGAAGTTGAGAAAGATCGGCTGCGCGACCGACTTGAACGCGAAGTTAAGGTGTTCGCCGCTGCTATATAG
- a CDS encoding methylmalonyl-CoA mutase family protein, whose amino-acid sequence MDEPRQEEPPLDFDEFPHPTDDDWRQAAVDSLAGKPFDKLVTASYEGLDVQPLYRREDVADLAAAQTIPGAPPYLRGGRAGGNLRQPWAVAQELAHGSPAAFNRALRFDLEHGQTAINLLLDAPSRAGKDPDAAQPGEVGRGGVSLATVEDVAAALKGIDLSATPITVRAGTAALPLLALLAAHLQRAGRPVSDLRGCLEDDPLGVLAHEGALPLSLERAYDEMAQLMLWAAGHAPELATAAVHTYPYHNGGADAARELAYALATGVAYLRALGRRGVDVDIAAPRIRFDFAIGANFFMEIAKLRAARLLWAQVVAAFGGSDDAQRMRQHGRTARRNKTTVDPYVNMLRVTTEALAAAVGGVASLHVAPFDEAARPADEFSRRIARNVQIILQEEAHLTQVIDPAGGSYAVEALTDRLARAAWAHFQAIEGRGGMADALKLGYVQSEIAAVAGKRAANLAKRRDVLVGANQFANPAETPPPSDDTDYAALFRERAAQMTHHRTHDDDPAAHVAALERLGAMMAAPPETMVATAIAAAAAGATLGELTRALRVNDGARPTIVPLPLVRAAEPFEQLRRKTLSLTLSQGEREPDSSPLSPRERAGERASARVFLANLGPPRQHKARADFAQAFFEVGGFQVITNNGFPDPATAAAAAVASGAPAVVICSTDETYPDLVPPLVSAIRQAAPATVIVLAGRPAEQVEALQAVGVDEFIYMGADCVTLNDWLITAISQD is encoded by the coding sequence ATGGACGAACCACGCCAAGAAGAACCCCCGCTCGATTTCGACGAATTCCCCCACCCCACTGACGACGATTGGCGGCAGGCGGCCGTCGATTCACTGGCCGGCAAGCCGTTCGACAAACTGGTGACGGCCAGCTATGAGGGGCTGGACGTGCAGCCCCTCTACCGGCGCGAAGACGTGGCCGATTTGGCCGCGGCCCAGACCATCCCTGGCGCGCCGCCCTACCTGCGCGGCGGGCGGGCCGGCGGCAATTTGCGCCAACCGTGGGCTGTGGCCCAGGAGTTGGCCCACGGCAGCCCGGCGGCCTTCAACCGCGCCTTGCGCTTCGACCTGGAGCACGGGCAGACGGCCATCAATCTATTGCTCGACGCCCCCAGCCGCGCCGGCAAAGACCCCGACGCCGCCCAACCGGGCGAGGTCGGCCGCGGCGGCGTGTCGCTGGCGACGGTCGAGGACGTGGCGGCGGCGCTGAAGGGCATCGACCTGAGCGCCACGCCGATCACCGTGCGCGCCGGGACGGCCGCCCTGCCGCTGCTGGCCCTGCTGGCGGCCCATCTGCAACGCGCCGGCCGGCCGGTGTCGGACCTGCGCGGCTGCCTGGAAGATGACCCGTTGGGCGTGTTGGCCCACGAGGGCGCGCTGCCGCTGTCGCTGGAGCGGGCCTACGACGAGATGGCCCAGCTCATGCTGTGGGCCGCCGGTCACGCGCCCGAGCTGGCGACGGCCGCCGTCCACACCTACCCCTATCACAACGGCGGGGCCGACGCCGCCCGCGAACTGGCCTACGCCCTGGCGACGGGCGTGGCTTATTTGCGCGCCCTGGGCCGCCGGGGCGTGGACGTTGACATTGCCGCGCCGCGCATCCGCTTCGATTTTGCCATCGGGGCTAACTTCTTCATGGAGATCGCCAAGCTGCGGGCGGCGCGGCTGCTGTGGGCGCAGGTCGTGGCCGCGTTTGGCGGAAGCGACGACGCGCAACGGATGCGGCAACACGGCCGCACCGCCCGGCGCAACAAGACGACCGTCGATCCGTACGTCAACATGCTGCGCGTGACGACCGAGGCGCTGGCCGCGGCCGTCGGCGGCGTAGCGAGCCTCCACGTGGCCCCCTTCGACGAGGCGGCCCGCCCGGCCGATGAGTTCAGCCGGCGCATCGCCCGCAACGTGCAGATCATTTTGCAGGAAGAGGCCCATCTGACCCAGGTCATCGACCCGGCCGGGGGTTCCTATGCCGTCGAGGCGTTGACCGACCGGCTGGCCCGCGCGGCCTGGGCCCATTTCCAGGCGATCGAAGGGCGGGGCGGCATGGCCGACGCGCTGAAGCTGGGCTACGTCCAATCGGAGATCGCCGCCGTGGCCGGCAAGCGGGCGGCCAATCTGGCCAAACGGCGCGACGTGCTGGTGGGGGCCAACCAGTTTGCCAACCCGGCCGAGACGCCGCCACCGAGCGACGACACCGACTACGCCGCGCTTTTCCGCGAGCGGGCGGCGCAGATGACCCACCACCGCACCCACGACGACGACCCGGCGGCCCACGTGGCCGCGCTGGAGCGGCTGGGGGCGATGATGGCCGCGCCGCCGGAGACGATGGTGGCGACGGCCATTGCCGCGGCGGCGGCGGGGGCGACGTTGGGGGAGTTGACGCGGGCGTTACGGGTGAATGATGGCGCGCGGCCGACGATTGTGCCGCTGCCGTTGGTAAGGGCGGCGGAACCGTTTGAGCAATTGCGGAGGAAGACCCTCTCCCTAACCCTCTCCCAAGGGGAGAGGGAACCAGACTCCAGCCCCCTCTCCCCCCGGGAGAGGGCTGGGGAGAGGGCCTCTGCCCGCGTCTTTCTGGCTAACCTCGGCCCACCCCGCCAACACAAAGCCCGCGCCGACTTCGCCCAGGCATTCTTCGAGGTCGGCGGCTTCCAGGTGATCACCAACAACGGCTTCCCCGACCCGGCGACGGCGGCGGCGGCGGCCGTCGCTTCCGGCGCGCCGGCCGTGGTCATCTGCTCGACCGATGAGACGTATCCCGACCTCGTGCCGCCGCTGGTGAGCGCCATTCGCCAGGCGGCGCCCGCTACCGTCATTGTGCTGGCCGGGCGGCCGGCCGAGCAGGTGGAGGCATTGCAGGCGGTGGGGGTAGATGAGTTTATTTATATGGGGGCGGATTGTGTGACCCTCAATGATTGGCTCATAACTGCAATTTCTCAAGATTGA
- a CDS encoding type II toxin-antitoxin system RelE/ParE family toxin encodes MIRSFASKETEKLFRRQFSRKLPEDIQRKARIKLEILDAAGRLNDLRIPPSNRLEKLSGDREGQYSIRINSQWRICFKWEDDAAHDVEIVDYH; translated from the coding sequence ATGATTCGTAGCTTTGCATCCAAGGAAACTGAAAAGCTCTTTAGGCGGCAATTTTCGCGAAAATTGCCGGAAGATATTCAACGGAAGGCGCGAATCAAGTTAGAGATTCTTGATGCAGCGGGACGCCTGAATGATCTCCGTATCCCACCCTCAAATAGATTGGAAAAGTTGAGTGGCGATCGGGAAGGTCAATATAGCATTCGGATTAATTCTCAATGGCGTATCTGTTTCAAATGGGAAGATGACGCTGCCCATGACGTTGAAATTGTGGACTATCACTGA